One genomic window of Daphnia pulex isolate KAP4 chromosome 10, ASM2113471v1 includes the following:
- the LOC124204040 gene encoding alpha-(1,3)-fucosyltransferase C-like encodes MRSRLGLGAYSNCSSRETYFESSVAALVTRLIGRPRNFIFLFFVVCVGYLLVVSTSQNQPIIDNSNLLGLSELNTFLPEITEDVETNREPKRILYWTGYYDRPDMIFGMGQEPFIKAGCKVTNCWATGDRTLLEQSDAVIFHAGQFNLSDLPSKRLDHQRYIFYLFETLPLARDYAVYFSRAVDNYFNWTMTHRRDSDVYCAEPYGKIRRKASSPLLEQLPPALPPGQRPIAPAKLMEHVTNHPRLAKKDKLLAWFCSNQKTHGRREDYIGELGKYMAVDVYGNCGNLTCLPKNSDRCNNLLDEYKFYLSAENSLCADYVSEKFYRALKTDIIPVVYGGADYAAYAPPHSYIHVADFASPKQLAEYLLLLDKNEALYLKYFEWKKDYDVLRGPLDGWCDLCAKLNDPQEPAKVYESMAEWWYDDVPCYPGESFIKTVLNHIQ; translated from the exons ATGAGATCTCGGTTAGGACTTGGCGCTTATTCAAATTGTTCTTCCCGCGAAACTTATTTCGAGTCTTCCGTCGCCGCACTGGTGACTCGACTAATTGGCCGACCCAggaatttcatctttttgtttttcgtcgtTTGTGTCGGTTATTTGCTGGTCGTCAGCACCAGCCAAAATCAGCCAATCATCGACAATAGTAATCTGCTAGGCCTTTCGGAACTCAACACTTTCCTACCAGAAATAACTGAG gATGTTGAAACCAATCGAGAACCTAAACGAATTTTGTACTGGACGGGATATTACGATCGACCGGACATGATTTTCGGGATGGGCCAAGAGCCGTTCATCAAGGCCGGTTGCAAAGTCACCAATTGCTGGGCGACGGGCGATCGGACTCTGCTGGAACAAAGCGACGCCGTCATCTTCCACGCCGGCCAGTTCAATTTGAGCGACTTGCCGTCCAAGCGGCTGGACCACCAGCGCTACATTTTCTACCTGTTTGAAACCCTGCCGCTGGCCCGTGACTACGCCGTTTACTTCTCCAGGGCCGTCGACAATTACTTCAACTGGACCATGACGCACCGCAGAGATTCCGACGTCTACTGCGCCGAACCGTACGGCAAAATCCGCCGGAAAGCCTCGTCACCTCTGCTGGAACAACTTCCGCCGGCTCTGCCGCCGGGCCAACGGCCCATCGCTCCGGCCAAACTGATGGAACACGTCACCAATCACCCGCGACTGGCCAAAAAGGACAAACTGCTGGCCTGGTTCTGCTCCAATCAGAAAACGCACGGGCGGAGGGAGGATTACATCGGCGAGCTGGGCAAGTACATGGCCGTCGACGTGTACGGCAATTGCGGCAATTTGACGTGTCTGCCCAAGAACAGCGACAGGTGCAACAACTTGCTGGACGAGTACAAATTCTACCTGTCGGCCGAGAATTCCCTGTGCGCCGATTACGTCAGCGAGAAATTCTACCGGGCCCTGAAAACGGACATAATTCCGGTGGTGTACGGCGGTGCGGATTACGCCGCCTACGCTCCTCCGCATTCCTACATCCACGTCGCCGATTTCGCCTCGCCCAAACAGCTGGCCGAgtatttgttgttgctggacaaGAACGAGGCTCTTTACCTCAAATATTTCGAGTGGAAAAAGGACTACGACGTGTTGAGGGGTCCGCTGGATGGATGGTGCGATTTGTGCGCTAAATTAAACGATCCGCAGGAGCCGGCCAAAGTTTACGAAAGTATGGCCGAGTGGTGGTACGACGACGTGCCCTGTTACCCCGGCGAATCTTTTATTAAAACTGTCCTCAATCATATTCAGTAA